GGTGGAGGGGCGCTAGGAGGACTCTTGGGGGCGGGGAACGACCTGCCGCCCCTCCCCGCCGTACTCGGCGAGGACATCGCGGGCAACGTCCCCGGCGCGGCCAACCTGCGTGAGCGCGACCACCGCCCCGCCAAAACCTGCCCCCGTCATGCGGGCGCCGTAGGTCGCGGGATGGGCCTGGAGGAGCGCCACCAGCCGGTCGACCTCGGGCACCGTGACCTCGTAGTCGCTCCGCAGGCTGGCGTGGGAGGCGTTCATCAGCTCGCCGAATTCGGGGGCGGGGGCGTTCAGGGCCCGCAGGACGCGGGCGTTCTCGGAGACGACGTGGCGGGCGCGGCGCAGGAGCAGGCCAGGCAGGCCCGTCAGCGCCCCCACGTCCGTCACGTCCCGCAGCTCGCGCACGCCGAGCAGGCGGGAGGCCTCCTCGACCTGGGCGCGGCGTTCGTTGTACCCGCTCTCGGCCAGGCGCCGGGGCACGCCGCTGTCCAGGACGAGGACCTCGCCGCCCGCCGGGAGGGGCAGCTTGCGCCGCTCCAGCGTGCGGGTGTCGAGGAACAGCATGTGCCCCTCGTCAGCGAGGCTGCTCGCCATCTGGTCCATGATGCCGCTCATCACGCCCACGAACTCGTGTTCGACCCGCTGCCCCAGCAGGGCGAGGTCCACGTCGGTGAGGGAGAGGTCATACCGCTCCCTCAGCGCCCGCAGGGTGGCGATCTCCAGCGCGGCGCTGCTCGATAGCCCCCCGGAGGGCACGTCGGAGGTGATCCACACGTCGAGCGCGCCCTGCACTCCCGCCACCGAGACGCAGCCCGTCACGTACGGCGCGAACTCGGTCCCCTTCTCCCCGAGGGGAACCTCCAGCATCCGCCCGAAGTTGTCGGAGTACAGGCGGTGCGTCTCCCCCTCCCGCCGGGCCAGGGCCACCGTCGTCTGCTGCGGAATCGCGCTCGGCAGCACGAAGCCGCCCTGGTAGTCGGTGTGCTCGCCGAGGAGGTTGACCCGGCCCGGCGCGCGGGCGGTGACCTCCGGCGGGCGGCCGAACACTTCCTCAAAGGACGGCAAGGGCCACCTCCCGCAGTTCCGCCGCCTTCTGCTCGGGCAGGGCGTCGTTGGCGAACTCGCCCGCGCCCTGCTCGGTCCCGGCGAGGTACTTCAGGCGGCCCGGGGCGCGCAGGTAGGGCGAAATCTCGATCCTCAGCGGCCACTCGGGGTAACTCTGCCCGTCCGTCGGCGCCTGCTGCACGGTGAGCAGGTAGGGCATCCGCACGCCGAACAGCGCGTCCAGCCGCATCAGGGCGTCCTTGAGCACGGCGGCAAAGGCGTCGCGCTCCGCGTCCTCCAGGTCGGAGAGGAAGGCGGCGGGCCGGGTCGGCAACACCCAGGTCTCGTAGGTGAAGCGGGCGAAGGGCGGCACCACGCTGAGCGCCGCGCCCCCGTCCCGGATGACGCGCAGCCCGGCCTCGCGCTCGGTGCGGATGAAGTCCGTAAGCCAGGGGCGGCCGTGTTCCTCGCGCCAGGCCCGCATCTGCCCCAGGGCGCGGGTCTGCACCGGGGGGAGGTGGTCGTAGGCGTAGATCTGGCCGTGGGGGTGGTGCAGCGTGACGCCGACCTCCACCCCCCGGTTCTCGAAGGGCAGCACGTACTGGAGGCGGGGGTCACGGCCGAGTTCGGTCGTGCGGTCGGCCCACACGTCGAGGAGCAGACGCACCTCCTCGACCGGCAGGCCGCCCAGGGTGCCCGTCGGGTCCTGGCTGAACACCACGACCTCGCACTTGCCCACACCGGGGCGCACGGGCACGCCGGGCACCGGGTCGGGTTCGGGCGCGTCCGGGATCAGGCTGGGAAAGCGGTTGTCGAACACCGCCATGTCGTAGCGGCCCCGCGGCAGCTCGGTGGGGTGCGCCTCGTCGTGGGTGGGCGCGAGCGGGTTGTACTCGGGCGGCGGCAGGAAGGTGCGGTTCTGGCGGTGCGCCGCGTACATCACCCACTCGCCGCGCACCGGATGCCAGCGCATCTGGGGCCGCGCCACCACGGGCTGCGGGTCGGGGCTGGGGATGGGGCTCTCGACCTCGACCGGGGCCAGCCCGTAGAGCGTCAGGGCGCGGCCATCCGGTTTCACGAACTCCGATTTATGCATGGTCACCCGTCTCTGTCCTCCCGCTTGACACGTTCGGGGGGCAGCATAGCCTGTTTCGCCCGGGAGGGTCGGCGCCGGGCGGCGGCATGAGAGCGGGGCCGGGGCTTTCCTGAAGGGGCGTGGACTCCCTCTACACCTGGGCCGGTGCAGATTGGGCCTGGGAGGAAAGAATGGGGTCAACCCTTCGGACGGGGCGCGCCCCCGAAGTCCTGGCCGTCATCCTGATGGGCGACGGGCCAATCTCGGTGCTGCGACCCGTGAGGCACAGCCCGCTGTGGTGGATGCCGCTGCCGGGGGTGCGGCCCCTGATGGACCTGATGGAGTGGTGCGCCGAGCGCCCGAACGTCACCCGTGCCCCCGGCCTGTAGCTGGACGCGCGGCTATACGCCTCGCCGCCGACCGTGGATGAACGGGCGCCCGCCCGCTTCCGGTAGCTCACTCAGGGAAGCTGGGCGTACAGGTCCACCCGCCCACCCGGGCGCACGTCGTCGCGGGCCGCAATGGCAACGGTGGCGCTGGGACCGGTGCGGCTGCTGAGCTGGGTGATCAGGTCCACGAACTCGTTCACGTCGAGGCCCTGGTTGGTGATGTACTCCCCGGGCACGCCCCGGGTGGTGAGGTCCACGACCGCGTCCTGCACGAGGTCCTGAATCTGGCTCTGGAGGGCGCGGGTATCGCCCCCCAGCGTGACGGTCGCGCGGCGGATGGGCTGGCCGCCCCGGTACAGCACCGTGTTGGGCCGGGCATCGCAGGTGAGGTCCACCGGGAAGCCCACGGCGGTGTTGTTCGCCGCCCGGCACTGGACGAAGGTGCTCGCGTTCAGGCCGCGCAGCTTGGTCTCCAGGGCCGAGCGCGCGGAGGGGCTGAGGCGGGCGGCGGGCGTGCCCTTCGCGCCCCGGCTGCTCGCGGCGGCGGCGGCACTTTGCAGGAAGCCGTCGAGGTTCCGCACGCTAGGCACGACCCCGGCGTACACCAGGTCGTTCTTGGGAAAGGCGAGGTCCGCGCTGCGGCTGGCGCTGAGCTCGTTGCGGGCACTGGAATACTCGTCCTGGAGCTTGCCCAGGCTGGCGCGGGTGGAGGCGAGGTCGCGGGCCAGCGCCTCGTTCGCGGCGCGCAGGTCAGCCTGCTGGGCGCGCAGGGTCACCAGGTCGGCCCTGATCCGGTCGCGCTCGGCGGCGATGGCGGCGCGCTCGCGGGCGGCGGCGTCGCGGGCCTGAAAGGCCGCGTCGCGGGCACGGGTGGCGGCGTCGCGCTGCTGGGCCACGGCGTCCCGCTCCCGCGTCGCCGCGTCACGCGCCTGCGCGGCGGCGTCCCGTTGCCGAATGGCGGCGTCGCGGGCCTGGTTGGCCGCGTCCCGTTCCCCGGCGGCGGCGTCCCGTTCGGCGGTCAGGCGGTCGCGGGCGGCGATCAGGCTGGCGCGCTCGGCAGTCAGCCGGTCCCGCTCCTTCTGGGCGGCGAGGCGCTGGGCCTCGGCCCGGGTGGCGGCGGCCACGGCGGCGTCGCGGGCCGCGCGGGCGGCGTCGCGTTCCCCCGCCAACTGGTTGCGCTCGGCCTCGATCCTCTGACGGGAGGCCTCCAGAGCGCGCACCTGGGTGTCCAGCTTGGCGGCGCGGGCCTGGGCCTGCTCGGCGCGCGTCTGGGCCACCTGGGCCCGGGTCTGGGCCTGGGTGACCTGGGCCTCCGCCTGCGCGGCGCGGGCGTCCAACGTCTCCACCTGCCGCCCGAGCGTCTGCACCCGGGCGTCCAGTTCCCGGGCACGGTCCCGGCTGGCGGCCAGGTCAGCCTCCGAGGCGGCCAGTCGGGCGCGGCTCTGCTCGGCGCGGGCCTCCAGCGTCTCGCGCAGCCGGGTGAGCTCGGTCACCTGTGCCCGGAGGTCCTGGGCCTGTACCAGGGCGGCCTTGCGCTGCGCCTGGGCCTGGGCCCGCCCCGCCTCCGCAGCCCGCAACTCGGCATTCGCCTGCGTGAGGCTCGCCCGCGCCGCCTCGCGTTCCCGGCGCAGCGCCCCCGCCTCGCGGCGGGCGGTGTCGCGCTCGCGCTGCGCGGCCTGGAGGTCACCCTGCACCCCCCGGACCTCCTCGCGCAGCGCGTTGATCTGGGGCCGGAGCTGGTCCGCCTGCGCGATGGTGTTCACCGCCGAGCGGTTGAGCAGCAGGAAGGCCGCCAGGCTCGCCGCGCTGATCCCCATTCCGGCGAGCACGGCGACGATCAGCGCGGTGGTCTTGGGCCGCAGCCCGAACCAGCGCAGGTGCTTGCGGCCCACCTTTTTGGCGATGGTGTCGGCGGCGTAGGCCACCACCCCGGAGAGGAGGATCACGAAGGGCAGAAAGAGCCACAGCACGAGCCTTCTCCCCGTTACAGCTCGAAGTCGTCGCCCAGGTAGTGGCGCCGGGCGTCCTCGTCGGCGGCGAACTCCCCGGGCGTGCCCTGGAACTTCAGCTCGCCGTCGAACATCAGGTACACCCGGTCGGTCAGGGCGATGGTCTCGCGCACGTTGTGGTCGGTGATGAAGACCCCGATCCCCCGGCGGTCACGCAGCTCGCGGATCAGCCGCTGAATCTCGCGGATGCTCTTGGGGTCCACGCCCGTGAAGGGCTCGTCGAGGAGCAGGTAGTCGGGATCGGTCGTGAGCGCCCGGGCGAGTTCCAGCCGCCGCCGCTCCCCGCCCGAGAGCTGGTAGGCGTAGGAGTTCGCCAGGTGGCTCAATCCGAACTCGGCGAGCAGGGCGTCCGCGCGGGTCTCCTGCTCGGCGCGGGGCAGGCGCTGATACTCGAGGATGGCGAGCAGGTTGTCCCGCGCCGTCAGTTTGCGGAAGGCGCTGGGCTCCTGCGGCAGGTACCCCAGGCCCAGCCGCGCCCGCTCGTGCATGGGGAGGCGGGTCACGTCGCGCTCGCCGAGGCGGATGCGGCCCCCGCCCGGGCGGATAAAGCCCACCAGCATGTAGAAGGTGGTCGTCTTCCCCGCCCCGTTCGGCCCGAAGAGCGCCACGATCTCGCCGGGCCGCACCGTGAAATCCACCCCGCGCACGACCTGCCGCCGCCCATACGTCTTGCGAAGGCCCTGGGCCAGGAGTTCGGGGCGCGCGGTGCCGACGGGGACGGTGGGGAGGGCGGCAGGGGCGGTCACGTCAGCGAGCGTAGCACGGGGTGTTGACCTCGGCCGTGAGGGCGGGAACGAAGGGGAAGCAGAGGGCCTCCGCCTGTCCTGTGCGCCTCCTTGTCGGGCTGCGGGGGTTGAAAGCCGGACAAAGGTTGCCTGCACACGGCCAGAACGCCCGGGGTTTTTCCGTCGAGTTCGTGCCGGGTCGAGTGGGTGTGCGACCTGGGGGAGTGGAACCCCTGAGCGATGGGCCGAGCAGGCTGCCCCCCGCAGAACTCCAGGTCGTGGTGGATCAGGGGCGGTGGCGGCTGGTCAGGTCCGCCGCCAGACCGCCCTGCCCCGGGTGTCAGGCCCTCTCGGGAAGTCTTCACGGCCACTCTGCAAGGCAGTCCCAGCACGTGGTGGGCGAGCGGTACGCGAGGCGGCGCTGCTCACTCGCCACCTCCGCCAGGGTCTCGCCCGCACCGCCCGGCTCGGCGGGGACGGGGCCAGGATGAGCTACCCCGCACCGCGCACCTCCTCCAAGCCCACCATGACATAGCGGTTCTCGCGGTCGTAGGTCTGGCTGCGCGCGCCGAAGCGCTCCAGCATGGCTTCCGGGAGCATCGACTGAACGTTGGGACGTTCGGTAATCATGGTCGCGGCCTTTCTGCCCCGCGCGGGCGAGACAGGCGTGATGGCCGGTGGATCGGCGCTGCCCCGCCGTGGGCGCTTGATGACGGCGCCCACCACCTGATGGTGAGCAAGCCGGTCCGCCGCGGTGCCCGGGAGGTTCGCGGGCGGCACCCCGACCAGGGGGTGCCGCCGCAAGGTTATTTCGTCCAGACGGTAGCGCCGGTGTCGCCGGTGAGGCGGCGCAGGAAGGCGTCCTTGTTCCCCTCGTGGCCCGCCCCGAGGTCGGCGTAGGTGTACCCGGTCGTGTACACCTGGGTCACGTCGAAGGTGGACGGGAAAGGATCGGGCAGCAGGGGGCTCTGGCCGTTCACGCCGCCCCTGACGACCCGGGTG
The genomic region above belongs to Deinococcus aerius and contains:
- the galK gene encoding galactokinase; amino-acid sequence: MPSFEEVFGRPPEVTARAPGRVNLLGEHTDYQGGFVLPSAIPQQTTVALARREGETHRLYSDNFGRMLEVPLGEKGTEFAPYVTGCVSVAGVQGALDVWITSDVPSGGLSSSAALEIATLRALRERYDLSLTDVDLALLGQRVEHEFVGVMSGIMDQMASSLADEGHMLFLDTRTLERRKLPLPAGGEVLVLDSGVPRRLAESGYNERRAQVEEASRLLGVRELRDVTDVGALTGLPGLLLRRARHVVSENARVLRALNAPAPEFGELMNASHASLRSDYEVTVPEVDRLVALLQAHPATYGARMTGAGFGGAVVALTQVGRAGDVARDVLAEYGGEGRQVVPRPQESS
- the galT gene encoding galactose-1-phosphate uridylyltransferase is translated as MHKSEFVKPDGRALTLYGLAPVEVESPIPSPDPQPVVARPQMRWHPVRGEWVMYAAHRQNRTFLPPPEYNPLAPTHDEAHPTELPRGRYDMAVFDNRFPSLIPDAPEPDPVPGVPVRPGVGKCEVVVFSQDPTGTLGGLPVEEVRLLLDVWADRTTELGRDPRLQYVLPFENRGVEVGVTLHHPHGQIYAYDHLPPVQTRALGQMRAWREEHGRPWLTDFIRTEREAGLRVIRDGGAALSVVPPFARFTYETWVLPTRPAAFLSDLEDAERDAFAAVLKDALMRLDALFGVRMPYLLTVQQAPTDGQSYPEWPLRIEISPYLRAPGRLKYLAGTEQGAGEFANDALPEQKAAELREVALAVL
- a CDS encoding DUF3084 domain-containing protein; this translates as MLWLFLPFVILLSGVVAYAADTIAKKVGRKHLRWFGLRPKTTALIVAVLAGMGISAASLAAFLLLNRSAVNTIAQADQLRPQINALREEVRGVQGDLQAAQRERDTARREAGALRREREAARASLTQANAELRAAEAGRAQAQAQRKAALVQAQDLRAQVTELTRLRETLEARAEQSRARLAASEADLAASRDRARELDARVQTLGRQVETLDARAAQAEAQVTQAQTRAQVAQTRAEQAQARAAKLDTQVRALEASRQRIEAERNQLAGERDAARAARDAAVAAATRAEAQRLAAQKERDRLTAERASLIAARDRLTAERDAAAGERDAANQARDAAIRQRDAAAQARDAATRERDAVAQQRDAATRARDAAFQARDAAARERAAIAAERDRIRADLVTLRAQQADLRAANEALARDLASTRASLGKLQDEYSSARNELSASRSADLAFPKNDLVYAGVVPSVRNLDGFLQSAAAAASSRGAKGTPAARLSPSARSALETKLRGLNASTFVQCRAANNTAVGFPVDLTCDARPNTVLYRGGQPIRRATVTLGGDTRALQSQIQDLVQDAVVDLTTRGVPGEYITNQGLDVNEFVDLITQLSSRTGPSATVAIAARDDVRPGGRVDLYAQLP
- the lptB gene encoding LPS export ABC transporter ATP-binding protein, translating into MTAPAALPTVPVGTARPELLAQGLRKTYGRRQVVRGVDFTVRPGEIVALFGPNGAGKTTTFYMLVGFIRPGGGRIRLGERDVTRLPMHERARLGLGYLPQEPSAFRKLTARDNLLAILEYQRLPRAEQETRADALLAEFGLSHLANSYAYQLSGGERRRLELARALTTDPDYLLLDEPFTGVDPKSIREIQRLIRELRDRRGIGVFITDHNVRETIALTDRVYLMFDGELKFQGTPGEFAADEDARRHYLGDDFEL